A stretch of the uncultured Desulfobacter sp. genome encodes the following:
- a CDS encoding carbonic anhydrase, translated as MMKKILKFVVAVSCFLALTSGPVFASGSKAAKPSPDEAIAMLKAGNERFVTGKSTQPHTDAARLALAGKEDQGDHAYATVITCSDSRVPVEILFDAGVMDIFVIRVAGNVLDVDEIGSVEYGLAHVNTPVFVVLGHTQCGAVTAVTKAVQGHGHPLERNIPPLVDNIIPAVKKAMADNPHVHGTDVIPYAIEENIWKGIEDLFMASPSSRDLVNAGKAKVVGAIYDVSNGKIDWLPEAKTMEILKKVEANPDRAMEAMAK; from the coding sequence ATGATGAAAAAAATTTTGAAATTTGTTGTAGCTGTCAGCTGTTTCTTGGCTCTAACCAGTGGCCCTGTTTTTGCCAGCGGAAGCAAAGCCGCTAAACCCAGTCCCGATGAAGCAATCGCCATGCTCAAAGCAGGTAATGAGCGTTTTGTAACCGGTAAGTCAACCCAGCCCCATACGGATGCGGCCCGCCTTGCACTTGCCGGGAAAGAAGATCAGGGCGATCACGCCTATGCAACCGTAATCACCTGCTCTGATTCCAGAGTTCCGGTAGAGATTTTATTTGATGCCGGTGTTATGGATATTTTTGTGATTCGTGTTGCAGGCAATGTTCTTGATGTTGATGAGATCGGGTCTGTGGAATATGGCCTTGCCCATGTCAACACGCCGGTATTTGTTGTGCTTGGGCATACGCAATGCGGTGCAGTAACCGCAGTGACAAAGGCCGTCCAAGGACACGGTCACCCATTGGAAAGAAATATTCCCCCTTTGGTTGATAACATCATCCCGGCAGTGAAAAAAGCCATGGCGGACAACCCACATGTCCATGGTACGGATGTTATACCCTATGCAATTGAGGAAAATATTTGGAAAGGCATTGAAGACCTGTTTATGGCAAGCCCTTCTTCCCGAGATCTGGTGAACGCAGGGAAAGCCAAAGTGGTTGGCGCCATCTATGATGTATCAAATGGAAAAATTGACTGGCTTCCTGAAGCCAAAACCATGGAAATCTTAAAGAAAGTTGAAGCAAATCCTGATAGAGCCATGGAGGCAATGGCCAAATAA
- a CDS encoding PhnD/SsuA/transferrin family substrate-binding protein, with protein sequence MKRAHLIKLVPFRVLIMMLLSAAVFLQGEPVQSEEIVHIGFSRSIVGSINENDTMAAVKLWSTKLVGTDEFPVNVQPKIYEGGKEIEIALKKGMIDLINLSVVEFFDLQHLIDREPLIVAVYGDSITVEYLLLARKESRFADIKDLKGGFLKLSKNARTVLSTIWLNVKLADAGLPTAEQFFDKMVSANKISAALLPVFFGKADACLVTRRGFDTMAELNPQISHQLKIMAASKAYVPGFLGFRKNYQSRVKTIMLNNIENWDQTPAGGQILTIFQMNDITFQSFESLGPTMELIKEHRRLFGDDTRASRLESGAWQKSKE encoded by the coding sequence ATGAAAAGAGCTCATTTAATAAAGCTGGTACCGTTCCGCGTGTTGATTATGATGCTGCTGTCTGCTGCCGTGTTCCTGCAGGGTGAGCCGGTACAGTCGGAAGAGATCGTTCATATCGGATTTTCTCGGTCAATAGTCGGTTCAATTAACGAAAATGATACCATGGCTGCGGTAAAGCTTTGGTCAACGAAGCTTGTGGGTACGGATGAGTTCCCTGTCAATGTTCAGCCCAAAATTTATGAGGGGGGCAAAGAGATTGAAATAGCGCTTAAGAAAGGTATGATTGATCTTATCAATTTAAGCGTTGTTGAATTTTTTGATTTGCAGCATCTGATTGACCGGGAACCGCTTATTGTCGCGGTCTATGGCGACTCAATAACCGTAGAATACCTGCTGCTTGCCCGAAAAGAGAGCCGCTTTGCAGATATTAAAGATCTTAAAGGGGGCTTTCTAAAGCTTTCAAAAAATGCGCGAACTGTCCTTTCGACCATCTGGCTGAATGTTAAATTGGCAGACGCCGGGTTACCGACAGCAGAACAGTTTTTTGACAAGATGGTTTCGGCCAATAAAATTAGTGCTGCGCTTCTACCTGTTTTTTTCGGCAAGGCAGATGCCTGTCTGGTGACACGGAGAGGGTTTGACACCATGGCGGAACTTAATCCCCAGATTTCACATCAGCTTAAAATCATGGCCGCTTCCAAGGCATACGTGCCCGGTTTTTTAGGATTTCGAAAAAATTATCAATCCAGGGTCAAGACTATCATGCTGAACAATATTGAAAACTGGGACCAAACACCTGCCGGCGGCCAGATCCTTACCATTTTTCAAATGAACGATATTACATTCCAGTCCTTTGAAAGCCTTGGGCCCACAATGGAACTGATCAAAGAACACCGGCGCCTGTTTGGTGATGATACCAGAGCATCCCGGCTGGAATCCGGGGCGTGGCAGAAGAGCAAAGAGTAG
- a CDS encoding Tex family protein, whose amino-acid sequence MNIQIAISRDTGLKENQVAAVLDLLDQGSTVPFIARYRKERTGSLDEVAISDIRDRAKLLKELEARKQAIIKSLEERALYTKALAQQIENADTMTRLEDVYEKYRPKRRTRATIAREKGLEPLALMILAPKAPVDLQKEASKFIGPDVTNLEEVWAGVRDIIAEIINEDASIRSGIRDLFVKTAMISSTVIKSKAEEGAKFKDYFDWQEQAFKAPSHRILAMLRGAAEKILRIHVLPEEKKALRIIHAIYPGKRQVTPQSREQILGAAEDAYKRLLSKSIENEVLRVLKQKADEKAVAVFSDNLRQVLLSPPLGGRPVLAIDPGFRTGCKIACLDATGKLVHHDVIHPHTPNGKTSAAQLIPKLVKRHQIRAIAVGNGTAGRETESFIRELTLPEDVDVIMVDESGASIYSASETAREEFPDHDITVRGAVSIGRRLMDPLAELVKVEPKSIGVGQYQHDVDQNMLQTALDDVVVSCVNQVGVEANTASKQLLSRVSGLNAGIAANMVKYRDENGAFVSRTDFLKVPRLGKKAFEQAAGFLRIQNGKNPLDRSGIHPESYTVVKQMAKDLGCRVEEMMTTKAPVQGMDLTPYVTETTGLPTLKDIVSELAAPGRDPRQPFQAFSFDKNIHEITDLVPDMVVPGIVTNVTAFGAFVDIGVHQDGLVHISQLADRFVKDPNEVVKVRQQVKVRVLEVDIARKRISLSMKG is encoded by the coding sequence ATGAATATTCAAATAGCAATCAGCCGGGATACCGGACTGAAAGAAAACCAGGTAGCCGCAGTGCTGGATTTACTGGACCAAGGGTCCACAGTGCCGTTTATAGCACGATACCGCAAAGAACGCACAGGCAGCCTGGACGAGGTGGCCATATCCGATATCCGGGACCGGGCCAAGCTGTTAAAAGAACTCGAAGCCAGGAAACAGGCGATTATAAAGTCTTTGGAGGAAAGAGCGCTTTACACCAAAGCGTTGGCGCAACAGATTGAAAATGCCGACACCATGACACGGCTGGAAGATGTGTATGAAAAGTATCGGCCCAAACGAAGAACCCGGGCCACCATCGCACGGGAAAAAGGGCTGGAGCCTCTGGCCTTGATGATTCTGGCACCTAAAGCCCCTGTGGACCTTCAAAAGGAAGCAAGCAAATTCATCGGTCCTGATGTGACAAACCTGGAAGAGGTATGGGCCGGTGTAAGGGACATCATTGCTGAAATCATTAACGAAGATGCATCCATCCGGTCAGGGATCCGGGACCTGTTTGTCAAAACCGCGATGATCAGCTCAACGGTAATCAAGAGCAAAGCTGAAGAGGGTGCTAAGTTCAAGGACTATTTTGACTGGCAGGAACAGGCATTTAAAGCCCCGTCCCACAGGATACTTGCCATGCTCAGGGGGGCTGCCGAAAAAATTTTGCGTATCCATGTCCTGCCCGAGGAAAAAAAGGCATTGCGTATCATCCATGCAATTTACCCCGGCAAAAGACAGGTTACCCCCCAAAGCCGGGAGCAGATCCTTGGCGCAGCCGAAGACGCATACAAACGGTTGTTGTCCAAATCCATTGAAAATGAGGTCTTGCGCGTTCTCAAGCAAAAGGCAGATGAAAAGGCCGTGGCGGTCTTTTCGGACAATCTGCGGCAGGTGCTTCTCTCTCCTCCCCTCGGCGGCAGGCCTGTGCTTGCCATTGACCCTGGATTTCGCACCGGATGCAAAATCGCCTGCCTGGATGCCACGGGAAAGCTGGTTCACCATGATGTGATCCATCCCCATACCCCAAACGGAAAAACATCCGCCGCTCAGCTCATCCCAAAACTTGTGAAGCGTCACCAAATCCGGGCCATCGCCGTGGGCAACGGTACGGCCGGCCGGGAAACGGAGAGCTTTATCAGGGAACTGACACTGCCCGAAGATGTGGATGTGATCATGGTAGATGAAAGCGGGGCATCCATCTATTCAGCGTCTGAAACCGCCAGGGAAGAGTTTCCAGATCATGACATCACGGTCAGGGGGGCGGTTTCAATCGGCAGGCGGCTCATGGACCCCTTGGCCGAACTAGTCAAAGTGGAGCCCAAATCCATCGGAGTGGGACAATACCAGCACGATGTGGACCAGAACATGCTCCAAACAGCTTTGGATGATGTGGTGGTTTCCTGCGTCAACCAGGTTGGGGTGGAAGCCAATACCGCATCAAAGCAGCTTTTATCCCGGGTTTCCGGCCTGAACGCAGGCATTGCCGCCAATATGGTCAAATACAGAGACGAGAACGGCGCCTTTGTATCCAGAACCGATTTTCTCAAGGTGCCTCGCTTAGGCAAAAAAGCATTTGAACAGGCCGCAGGATTCCTAAGAATCCAAAACGGCAAAAATCCCCTGGACCGCAGCGGTATCCACCCCGAATCCTACACCGTGGTCAAACAGATGGCCAAAGATCTTGGCTGTCGTGTGGAAGAGATGATGACCACAAAGGCCCCGGTGCAGGGCATGGACCTTACACCCTATGTCACGGAAACCACAGGTCTTCCCACCCTCAAGGATATCGTTTCCGAGCTGGCCGCCCCGGGCCGGGACCCCAGACAACCGTTCCAAGCGTTTTCCTTTGACAAAAATATCCATGAAATCACAGACCTGGTGCCGGACATGGTTGTTCCCGGCATCGTAACCAATGTCACGGCATTTGGCGCTTTTGTGGATATCGGGGTTCACCAGGACGGACTTGTGCACATCAGTCAGTTAGCCGACCGATTTGTCAAAGATCCCAATGAGGTTGTCAAAGTACGGCAGCAGGTAAAGGTTCGTGTTCTTGAAGTGGATATCGCCCGTAAAAGGATTTCTCTGTCCATGAAGGGGTAA
- a CDS encoding TolC family protein, with amino-acid sequence MGRQKKWPENAGIATAIFVILLTVIPGLVQSRDLQKKEEIQKAGLDACLEQALENNRRRPASRFALEMAQAQHRQALAGYWPQITAQGGYSRLDEALNFNLATEFSISGLAPVPVTIPVDAEIDILVEKSYTATIEATWLLYDGGMRKGYREQTQGLVDIMKQEVRRTDLEIIDDVKRYYWGAVLAKKLHQVGLDTLSRMNATLNLTETMYKEGSGTVKKTDWLNNKVMVDTLRSMVALLEKNKLMSRAALANTMGLSWDKSVEPEDRKIPLSSFPIDTGEIVDKAYAFNPDWAKVEAGLKAAEGALKTAKSGFFPKLALTGDIHKWWPDSDGGLATSENEQGWTFGIGVEIPLFNGMLTVNKIAAARAAIAKIKEEQFLLKEGIGLQVRDVLLSLDAAQKSCDASGNALDAATENRGLNVRAYQSELVETDDVIQAQLTEALMAAQHYKARYEHVALLSRLDLIVGAEVLKQMQ; translated from the coding sequence ATGGGTAGACAAAAAAAATGGCCCGAAAATGCCGGAATTGCCACTGCTATTTTCGTTATATTGCTGACCGTGATCCCGGGTCTTGTCCAAAGCCGGGATTTACAAAAAAAAGAGGAGATACAAAAAGCAGGATTGGACGCATGCCTGGAACAAGCGTTAGAAAACAATCGTCGCCGGCCGGCGTCCAGGTTTGCCCTTGAGATGGCCCAGGCCCAGCACCGGCAGGCCCTTGCCGGATACTGGCCCCAGATTACAGCCCAGGGCGGGTATTCGCGGCTGGACGAGGCGCTTAATTTCAATTTGGCAACTGAATTTTCTATTTCAGGGCTTGCGCCTGTACCGGTAACTATCCCGGTAGACGCGGAGATCGACATCCTGGTGGAGAAAAGTTATACTGCCACCATTGAAGCGACCTGGCTTTTATACGATGGCGGCATGCGAAAGGGGTATAGAGAGCAGACCCAGGGCCTTGTGGACATAATGAAACAGGAGGTCCGGCGTACGGATCTTGAAATCATTGACGACGTCAAGCGGTATTACTGGGGGGCCGTGCTGGCCAAAAAGTTGCACCAGGTAGGTCTTGACACCCTGTCTCGGATGAACGCCACCTTGAACCTGACCGAGACCATGTATAAAGAGGGGTCAGGCACGGTGAAAAAAACAGACTGGCTCAACAACAAGGTTATGGTGGATACCTTAAGATCCATGGTTGCCTTGCTTGAAAAAAACAAGCTGATGTCCCGGGCTGCCCTGGCCAATACCATGGGGCTGTCTTGGGATAAAAGTGTTGAACCTGAAGATAGAAAAATCCCTTTGTCGTCATTTCCCATTGATACGGGCGAAATCGTGGACAAGGCCTATGCGTTCAATCCGGACTGGGCCAAGGTAGAAGCAGGCCTTAAAGCGGCTGAGGGTGCATTAAAAACCGCTAAAAGCGGTTTTTTCCCAAAACTTGCCCTGACCGGCGATATTCATAAGTGGTGGCCGGACAGCGACGGCGGGCTTGCTACCTCTGAAAATGAACAGGGATGGACCTTTGGGATCGGTGTAGAAATTCCCCTTTTTAACGGCATGCTGACAGTGAACAAAATCGCTGCGGCCAGGGCCGCCATTGCCAAGATTAAAGAGGAACAGTTTCTGCTCAAAGAGGGTATAGGTCTTCAGGTAAGGGATGTTCTCCTCTCTCTTGACGCCGCCCAAAAATCCTGTGATGCGTCAGGGAATGCCCTGGATGCTGCCACGGAAAACCGGGGGCTTAACGTGCGGGCCTACCAGAGCGAATTGGTGGAAACCGATGATGTGATCCAGGCCCAGTTAACCGAGGCCCTGATGGCGGCGCAGCACTACAAAGCCAGGTATGAACATGTCGCCTTGCTTTCCCGCTTGGACCTGATCGTAGGCGCTGAGGTGTTAAAGCAGATGCAGTAA
- a CDS encoding PhnD/SsuA/transferrin family substrate-binding protein: MQIDCPLKPLSFRLWAMALLVVTVCLHAGPAQSIERLNIGFSRSIIGGVNENDALAVIKVWATELIVSENVAVNVHPEIYGDVREIENALKRNQADFICITSTEFFDLQHLLDREKCIFSVNEGRMTEEYLLITRKSSPIAELKDLKSRSLLFTKNARNALSVIWLDVELGRAGLPAAEHFFNRMEPVGKISAALLPIFFGREDACLVTRNGFDIMAELNPQIPNQLKILTASMKYIPDFLVFRKGYQSIIKDIILKEIQTWNQTPAGHQILTIFHTDALIPKPFEILWPTMDLIKEHRRLWGDDTGTIRPDSRAEAATP; this comes from the coding sequence ATGCAGATAGATTGCCCACTCAAGCCTTTGTCGTTCAGGCTGTGGGCCATGGCCCTGCTGGTCGTTACGGTCTGCCTGCATGCTGGCCCGGCACAGTCCATTGAGCGCCTTAACATCGGATTTTCCCGGTCAATTATCGGTGGGGTTAATGAGAACGATGCGTTGGCTGTGATAAAGGTTTGGGCCACCGAACTGATCGTGTCTGAGAATGTTGCCGTTAATGTTCATCCGGAAATCTATGGGGATGTTCGGGAAATTGAAAACGCGCTTAAACGGAACCAGGCTGATTTTATCTGCATTACGTCAACGGAATTTTTTGATTTACAGCACCTGCTGGACCGTGAAAAATGTATTTTTTCCGTCAATGAGGGTCGTATGACTGAAGAATACCTGTTGATTACCCGTAAAAGCAGCCCCATTGCAGAGCTCAAAGACCTTAAAAGCAGGTCCCTGTTATTTACAAAGAATGCAAGAAACGCCTTGTCTGTTATCTGGCTGGATGTTGAGCTGGGACGGGCCGGTCTGCCGGCGGCAGAACATTTTTTTAACCGAATGGAGCCGGTGGGTAAAATCAGTGCTGCCCTTCTTCCTATTTTTTTCGGCAGGGAAGATGCCTGTCTGGTGACCCGGAACGGATTTGACATCATGGCGGAACTCAATCCCCAGATTCCAAATCAGCTTAAAATTTTGACCGCTTCCATGAAATATATCCCTGATTTTCTGGTATTTCGTAAAGGTTACCAATCCATAATTAAGGATATCATTTTAAAAGAAATTCAGACCTGGAATCAGACACCTGCGGGCCATCAAATCCTTACCATTTTTCATACGGACGCTCTTATTCCTAAACCTTTTGAAATTCTTTGGCCCACAATGGATCTAATTAAAGAACACCGGCGTCTTTGGGGGGATGATACCGGAACTATCCGGCCTGACTCCAGAGCAGAGGCCGCCACGCCTTAA
- a CDS encoding PAS domain S-box protein — protein MRDEDKTKSQLIAELRELRSQTAALNPLPEDTQSIALGLTRFYFENVSIGIHQLAMDGRILNANPYAADMLGYTVKELTALSIYDIDPYMSADAMETDLETLATCQWDSFETVHLKKDGSQLPVEITSNRMEYGGQQYAFVFIKDIRSRKKMEKKLRQNERMLRRIMDIVPSMIFVKNKEGRFLMVNRAIADSLGMTVDELEGRMHRDVHPDPDEVERMLADDRRAIESGEKIFIVEEPYRESAGDRRWLRTIKVPCDEDEFGEPAVVGLAMDITERKRMEQVLMENEERLRDLVSNVPGVVYQYKADPNSLLSSRLTSVIRERVIDMFGLDSEMETFFSEFVACLPESDRDRFSMSLKNALEKEVPWHYEGQFTKPSGDTLWFEGNSVPRRVDDELIYYGVLMDITQRKQSQAALRENEQLLLNILESMNEGIIVLDHEFRYQIFNKAIEKITLTPRQEALGKKPWEVFSSISGSVIEDNIRKAMSGEPQGEMEVQLPLPHNENAWFRENFTPLKNINGQIVGVIGVISEITRQKQDEEKLHHLIHELKESETRFKALHNASFGGIMIHDQGRILECNQGLAEITGYAVDELIGMDGMLLLTQRSRQLVRDMIASGYQEPYEAFGLRKNGEEYPIRLAARNIPYKGRQVRTVEFRDITQQKKAEGELQHLKNYLSNIIDSMPSVLVGVDREGRVTQWNRKARQTTGLSLEKVRGLPLAQVYPSLAGQMHQIETAIRECRVISSPKVACKTKTGIRYDNITIFPLKDNSMEGAVIRVDDVTEQVRLEEMMIQSEKMLSVGGLAAGMAHEINNPLAGMMQTANVMRSRLQDLSIPANLKAADEVGVSIEKMGAFMEKRGILRMINAINESGRRVSEIVNNMLSFARKSEAALSSCDPIQLLDRTLELATTDYDLKKHYDFKTIKIIKEYEKNLPMIFCEGAKIQQVLLNILRNGVQAMQNRDTGSREFPCFILRLAPEKSMLRIEIQDNGPGMDKATRSRIFEPFFTTKPVGVGTGLGLSVSYFIITQNHGGTMDVVSSPGKGANFIIRLPLERYLKECR, from the coding sequence ATGAGAGATGAGGATAAAACCAAATCCCAACTTATTGCTGAACTACGTGAGCTGCGCAGCCAAACAGCGGCCTTGAATCCACTGCCTGAGGATACACAAAGTATTGCCCTGGGTTTGACCCGGTTTTATTTTGAGAATGTCTCCATTGGCATTCACCAGCTGGCAATGGATGGACGCATTCTCAATGCCAACCCTTATGCCGCTGATATGCTGGGGTACACCGTAAAAGAGTTGACGGCGTTATCAATTTACGACATTGATCCCTATATGTCTGCCGATGCCATGGAGACAGATCTCGAAACCCTTGCCACCTGCCAATGGGATAGTTTTGAAACGGTTCATCTGAAAAAGGACGGGTCCCAACTTCCGGTGGAAATAACAAGTAACCGAATGGAATATGGAGGACAACAGTATGCCTTTGTATTCATAAAGGACATCCGCAGCCGCAAGAAGATGGAAAAAAAATTACGTCAAAATGAGCGGATGCTGCGCCGTATAATGGATATCGTACCCTCCATGATTTTTGTAAAGAATAAAGAGGGACGATTTCTCATGGTCAACCGGGCCATTGCAGATAGTTTGGGCATGACGGTAGATGAACTTGAGGGGCGGATGCATCGGGATGTTCACCCTGATCCGGATGAGGTGGAACGGATGCTGGCTGACGATCGCAGAGCTATCGAAAGCGGAGAGAAGATATTTATCGTTGAAGAACCTTACCGGGAGAGTGCCGGCGATAGAAGGTGGCTTCGGACCATAAAGGTCCCATGTGATGAAGACGAATTCGGGGAGCCCGCCGTTGTGGGCCTGGCCATGGACATCACTGAACGCAAGCGGATGGAACAAGTGTTGATGGAGAATGAAGAGCGGCTAAGGGATCTTGTTTCAAATGTTCCGGGTGTCGTGTATCAATACAAAGCAGATCCCAATTCTTTATTATCGAGCCGCTTGACCAGTGTGATACGAGAGCGGGTCATTGATATGTTCGGTTTGGATTCTGAAATGGAAACTTTTTTTAGTGAATTTGTCGCTTGTCTGCCTGAAAGTGATCGCGACCGCTTTTCCATGTCACTCAAAAATGCACTTGAAAAAGAAGTCCCCTGGCATTATGAGGGACAATTCACCAAACCTTCCGGCGACACACTATGGTTTGAAGGTAATTCAGTTCCCCGAAGGGTCGATGACGAGCTGATATATTATGGCGTTTTGATGGATATTACCCAGCGAAAGCAGTCCCAAGCCGCACTGAGGGAGAATGAACAGCTGCTGCTCAACATCCTGGAGTCGATGAATGAAGGGATCATCGTCTTGGATCATGAATTCAGATATCAAATTTTTAATAAAGCCATAGAAAAAATCACCCTTACCCCGAGACAGGAGGCGTTGGGAAAAAAGCCCTGGGAGGTATTCTCCTCTATTAGCGGTTCCGTGATCGAAGATAATATACGCAAGGCGATGTCTGGTGAGCCCCAAGGCGAAATGGAAGTACAATTGCCTTTGCCCCATAATGAAAATGCATGGTTTCGGGAAAATTTTACGCCACTCAAGAATATCAATGGCCAGATCGTCGGTGTGATCGGCGTGATTTCCGAGATTACCCGCCAGAAGCAGGATGAGGAAAAATTACATCATCTCATTCATGAGCTCAAAGAGAGTGAAACACGCTTTAAGGCGCTTCACAACGCTTCTTTTGGCGGCATTATGATCCACGACCAAGGCCGCATTCTTGAATGCAATCAAGGGTTGGCGGAAATAACCGGTTATGCGGTTGATGAGTTGATCGGAATGGACGGAATGCTGCTGCTTACTCAAAGATCCAGGCAATTGGTACGGGACATGATTGCTTCGGGCTACCAAGAACCCTATGAAGCCTTTGGCCTGCGTAAAAACGGGGAAGAATATCCAATCCGGCTTGCCGCCCGCAACATACCATACAAAGGCAGACAGGTCAGGACGGTGGAATTCAGGGATATTACCCAACAAAAAAAGGCGGAGGGCGAGCTTCAGCATCTTAAAAATTATCTTTCAAATATTATTGATTCCATGCCGTCGGTATTGGTGGGAGTGGACCGTGAGGGCCGGGTGACCCAGTGGAATCGTAAGGCCCGGCAAACCACAGGATTGAGCCTGGAAAAGGTTCGGGGCCTGCCCCTGGCACAGGTGTATCCCAGTCTGGCCGGGCAGATGCATCAAATCGAGACGGCCATCCGTGAGTGCCGGGTGATCAGTTCACCTAAGGTTGCGTGCAAAACAAAGACCGGAATTCGTTATGATAATATCACCATTTTCCCCCTGAAGGATAACAGTATGGAGGGGGCTGTCATCCGGGTGGACGACGTCACCGAACAAGTGCGCCTGGAGGAAATGATGATTCAAAGTGAAAAGATGCTCTCTGTCGGCGGACTTGCTGCAGGCATGGCCCATGAAATCAACAATCCGTTGGCCGGGATGATGCAAACGGCCAATGTAATGAGATCAAGATTGCAGGACTTGAGCATCCCTGCAAATCTCAAGGCCGCCGATGAAGTGGGCGTCTCTATTGAAAAAATGGGGGCGTTCATGGAAAAACGAGGCATTTTACGGATGATCAACGCCATCAATGAGTCCGGCCGGCGGGTGTCCGAAATTGTGAATAATATGCTCAGTTTTGCCAGAAAATCAGAGGCGGCTCTTTCAAGTTGTGATCCAATTCAACTTCTGGACAGGACTCTGGAACTTGCAACCACCGATTATGATCTAAAGAAACACTATGATTTTAAAACAATTAAAATCATCAAAGAGTATGAAAAAAATCTGCCCATGATTTTTTGCGAAGGGGCGAAAATACAGCAGGTTTTATTGAATATTCTACGCAACGGCGTCCAGGCCATGCAGAATCGGGATACAGGCAGCCGCGAATTTCCCTGTTTTATTCTAAGGCTTGCCCCGGAAAAAAGTATGTTGCGCATCGAGATTCAAGATAATGGTCCGGGAATGGATAAAGCCACCCGGTCAAGGATTTTTGAGCCGTTTTTTACAACAAAGCCTGTGGGGGTGGGCACAGGTCTTGGCTTATCGGTTTCATACTTTATCATTACACAAAATCATGGTGGGACAATGGATGTGGTGTCGTCACCAGGAAAAGGGGCAAATTTTATCATACGCTTACCACTGGAGAGATATTTGAAGGAATGCAGATAG
- a CDS encoding PhnD/SsuA/transferrin family substrate-binding protein, with product MWADDATDAGLQEEAIPAEEVRFGFVQAILGTINENDAKAAIRSWTNTLVEELGLPAIPFVSIYEDLAQIQTEIEKKQVDVVCLTTPQWFAVRDLISEDGLLAVKAGGTINEEYVVLVHRTSSANSLQDLKGKSLRVWEYSRTALSCTWLRSLMVEKGLGPADEYFSKIKWVKKINEAVLPVFFKQADACLVNLKGLDIMAELNPQIAQQVKIVEKSSPYIPVIFCFRKDYHAPIKQILLDDLQEMMDSSAGGQLLTIFQMEGMEKVSIVDFANIVTLLEKDYGICDRSKSRRIKGAKN from the coding sequence TTGTGGGCTGACGATGCGACAGATGCAGGCCTCCAGGAGGAGGCGATACCCGCCGAGGAGGTCCGGTTCGGGTTTGTCCAAGCGATATTGGGAACGATCAATGAAAATGATGCAAAAGCCGCCATTCGCAGCTGGACAAATACTTTGGTCGAAGAACTTGGCCTTCCTGCAATACCTTTTGTCAGCATTTATGAAGATTTGGCACAGATTCAGACAGAGATTGAAAAAAAACAGGTCGATGTTGTTTGCTTGACAACGCCCCAGTGGTTTGCAGTGCGAGATCTTATTTCCGAAGACGGTTTGCTTGCCGTTAAAGCCGGTGGCACCATCAATGAAGAGTATGTTGTACTTGTTCATCGGACAAGTTCGGCCAACAGCCTTCAGGACCTGAAGGGAAAAAGTTTAAGGGTATGGGAATATTCACGAACCGCATTGAGCTGCACCTGGTTGCGTTCGCTTATGGTGGAAAAGGGACTGGGACCGGCCGATGAGTACTTTAGTAAAATCAAATGGGTCAAAAAAATCAATGAGGCTGTTCTTCCTGTGTTTTTTAAACAGGCTGATGCCTGCCTGGTTAATCTCAAAGGGCTGGACATCATGGCAGAGCTCAATCCCCAGATCGCCCAACAGGTTAAAATTGTCGAGAAATCATCGCCCTATATCCCGGTTATTTTTTGTTTTCGAAAAGATTATCACGCCCCGATCAAGCAGATTTTGCTCGATGATTTACAGGAGATGATGGACAGTTCAGCAGGCGGCCAGCTGCTTACTATATTTCAGATGGAAGGTATGGAGAAAGTTTCCATAGTAGATTTTGCGAACATTGTCACTTTATTGGAAAAGGATTACGGCATTTGTGACCGGTCAAAATCCAGGAGAATCAAAGGGGCGAAAAATTGA